A region from the Gemmatimonadota bacterium genome encodes:
- a CDS encoding insulinase family protein: MRAANVASGAAEAAVGVAAEVANVVEAAGDRVVTATAELTGLRRTIFPNGLTVVSEYMPHVRSVALGAWVRSASVHEVRADMGVSHMLEHLVFKGTERRGPREIALALESLGGSLDAWTSREHTSFQARVLDEHLPQAADVLADLLFAPTLRARDLDLERKVVLEEISMVEDAPDDIVFELHNAMMWGEHPLGYSILGTRDTVSGLHVDTVRALHDRAYRPEHIVLSAAGHVEHDALLDALVATGWDRVPRGDAQRAVMPAAAGPARGQRQHVDRDVAQSHVVLGAGAISYSDPRRYVFALLASVLGGGMSSRLFQRVREERGLAYSIYAFHQHYRDAGMHGVYFATSPEQVDEAIGAVRAELGDLVAHGLPAAELAIGKGQLKGQMTLSLESPGSRLYRAAATELYGEPFRSLDQVLAEIEAITEADVASLAVEMFRPDDLSILTLGPSGAS; the protein is encoded by the coding sequence GTGAGGGCGGCGAACGTCGCGAGCGGCGCGGCGGAAGCGGCGGTGGGCGTGGCGGCCGAGGTGGCGAACGTCGTGGAGGCGGCCGGCGATAGGGTCGTGACCGCGACAGCTGAACTGACCGGGCTCCGGCGCACGATATTCCCGAACGGCCTCACGGTCGTCTCGGAGTACATGCCGCACGTCCGGTCGGTCGCGCTGGGCGCATGGGTGCGCTCGGCGTCGGTCCACGAGGTGCGTGCCGACATGGGCGTCTCGCACATGTTGGAGCACCTCGTGTTCAAGGGGACGGAGCGCCGTGGGCCGCGGGAGATCGCCCTGGCGCTCGAATCGTTAGGTGGATCGCTCGACGCATGGACCTCGCGCGAGCACACCTCGTTCCAGGCGCGGGTCCTGGATGAACACCTGCCGCAGGCCGCCGATGTGCTGGCGGATCTGCTGTTCGCGCCGACGCTGCGAGCCAGGGACCTCGACCTCGAGCGCAAAGTGGTGCTCGAGGAGATCTCGATGGTGGAGGACGCGCCGGACGACATCGTGTTCGAGCTGCACAACGCAATGATGTGGGGCGAGCACCCGCTCGGTTACTCGATCCTCGGGACGCGGGATACCGTCTCGGGGCTTCACGTCGACACGGTGCGTGCCCTGCATGATCGCGCCTACCGACCCGAACACATCGTACTTTCGGCGGCGGGGCATGTGGAGCACGACGCGCTGCTGGATGCCCTGGTGGCCACCGGCTGGGACCGTGTCCCACGCGGCGACGCGCAGCGAGCCGTAATGCCGGCTGCCGCCGGCCCGGCGCGGGGCCAGCGCCAGCACGTGGATCGCGACGTGGCCCAGAGCCATGTCGTGCTCGGTGCGGGAGCGATCTCGTACAGCGACCCGCGGCGTTACGTCTTTGCCCTGCTCGCGTCGGTGCTTGGGGGCGGGATGAGTTCGCGCCTCTTCCAGCGAGTGCGGGAGGAACGCGGACTCGCGTACTCCATCTATGCGTTTCACCAGCACTACCGGGATGCCGGGATGCACGGCGTGTACTTCGCTACCTCACCAGAGCAGGTCGACGAGGCCATCGGCGCCGTTCGCGCGGAGCTGGGTGACCTCGTCGCCCATGGCCTGCCGGCGGCCGAGCTGGCCATCGGCAAGGGCCAGCTCAAGGGCCAGATGACGCTGTCGCTGGAGAGTCCCGGATCCCGGCTGTACCGTGCGGCGGCCACCGAACTGTACGGCGAGCCGTTTCGTTCGCTCGACCAGGTGCTCGCGGAGATCGAGGCGATCACCGAAGCGGATGTGGCGTCATTGGCCGTGGAGATGTTCCGGCCCGACGACCTGTCGATCCTCACCCTGGGGCCCTCCGGGGCCTCCTGA
- the secF gene encoding protein translocase subunit SecF, with protein sequence MIRIFHNTSFDFIKWWRQAAIATVAFIALGLASFLVTGGVNYSIEFTGGTLMQVRFDADADAGALREALDAGGVRGAEIQQYGGGNEYTIRAQNSAQVAAQDTSATAIATTIKGALDAKFGAGKYKVERTEAVGPKVGAELSRGAAIAMLLASLVTLAYLAMRFEWRFGVAAVLSTAHDVLVTLAFIKLTNVEVSLVIVGAILTLLGYSGNDTIIIFDRVRENLKKGRKEPLYDTLNRSINETLPRSILTHTTTLAATLALLLFAGEVLRPFALVMTFGVFVATFSSIYVASPLLLWIERKFPRDPSGKGAVSRTVAMAESAAEATVKESKPGRRVPAGAR encoded by the coding sequence ATGATTCGCATCTTCCACAACACCAGCTTCGACTTCATCAAGTGGTGGCGCCAGGCGGCGATCGCCACGGTCGCCTTCATCGCCCTCGGGCTCGCCTCGTTTCTGGTCACCGGCGGTGTGAACTACAGCATCGAGTTCACCGGCGGCACCCTGATGCAGGTGCGCTTTGATGCGGACGCCGATGCCGGCGCCCTGCGCGAGGCGCTCGACGCCGGTGGCGTCCGCGGGGCCGAGATCCAGCAGTACGGCGGCGGCAACGAGTACACCATCCGTGCGCAGAACAGTGCACAGGTGGCGGCGCAGGATACGTCCGCCACGGCGATTGCGACCACGATTAAGGGCGCCCTGGATGCGAAGTTCGGCGCTGGCAAGTACAAGGTCGAGCGAACTGAGGCTGTCGGGCCCAAGGTCGGCGCCGAGTTGAGCCGCGGCGCGGCGATCGCCATGCTGCTCGCGTCCCTCGTGACCCTCGCGTACCTCGCCATGCGCTTCGAATGGCGCTTCGGCGTTGCCGCGGTGCTTTCGACGGCGCACGACGTCCTCGTCACGCTGGCCTTCATCAAGCTGACCAACGTCGAGGTGTCACTGGTCATCGTGGGCGCGATCCTCACCCTCCTCGGCTACTCGGGCAACGACACGATCATCATCTTCGATCGCGTCCGTGAGAACCTCAAGAAGGGGCGCAAGGAGCCGCTGTACGACACGCTGAACCGCTCCATCAACGAGACCCTGCCGCGCTCCATCCTGACGCACACGACCACCTTGGCGGCCACACTGGCCCTCCTGTTGTTCGCCGGCGAGGTGCTGCGGCCGTTCGCGCTCGTCATGACGTTTGGTGTCTTCGTGGCCACCTTCTCGTCGATCTACGTGGCCTCCCCACTCCTGCTCTGGATCGAGCGCAAGTTCCCGCGCGATCCGTCCGGGAAGGGAGCGGTCAGCCGCACCGTCGCCATGGCAGAATCCGCGGCGGAGGCGACTGTGAAGGAATCGAAGCCTGGTCGCCGGGTACCAGCCGGGGCGCGCTGA
- the ald gene encoding alanine dehydrogenase, with translation MRIGVPKEIKTNENRIALVPAGAEALVAAGHEVVIEKGGGEGSGFTDQDYLDVGAKINADVDAVWAGADMIIKVKEPIAPEWKRMKKGQVVFTYFHFAADEPLTRAHMEAGATCIAYETVELATGELPLLTPMSEVAGRMAVQEGAKYLEKLYGGRGVLLGGVPGVPPAKVVILGGGIVGINAAKMAAGLGAKVVILDISLDRLRYLSDVMPANVQLIYSNRQNILEQIATADLVVGGVLIPGAKAPKLVRREDLKRMRPGSVIVDVAIDQGGCVETIKATTHENPTYVVDGVIHYGVANMPGGVPRTSTLALTNATLPYAIQLANKGWKKALTDSPALLKGLNMIDGKVTYPGVAEAFGLPCHDPASFLG, from the coding sequence ATGCGTATCGGCGTACCCAAGGAAATCAAGACGAACGAGAACCGCATCGCACTCGTCCCCGCTGGCGCTGAAGCGCTGGTCGCGGCCGGGCACGAAGTCGTCATCGAGAAGGGTGGTGGCGAGGGGAGCGGCTTCACTGACCAGGACTACCTGGATGTGGGCGCCAAGATCAACGCCGACGTCGACGCCGTCTGGGCTGGCGCGGACATGATCATCAAGGTCAAGGAGCCGATCGCTCCCGAGTGGAAGCGCATGAAGAAGGGGCAGGTGGTCTTCACCTACTTCCACTTCGCCGCGGACGAACCGCTGACGCGCGCTCACATGGAGGCCGGCGCCACCTGTATCGCCTACGAGACGGTCGAGCTGGCGACCGGCGAGCTCCCGCTGCTGACCCCGATGTCCGAGGTCGCGGGCCGGATGGCGGTGCAGGAGGGGGCCAAGTACCTCGAGAAGCTGTACGGCGGGCGTGGCGTCCTCCTGGGTGGCGTCCCCGGCGTTCCCCCGGCCAAGGTGGTCATCCTCGGCGGCGGGATCGTGGGGATCAATGCGGCGAAGATGGCCGCGGGCCTTGGCGCCAAGGTCGTGATTCTCGACATCTCCCTGGATCGGCTGCGTTACCTCTCGGACGTCATGCCGGCGAATGTCCAGCTGATCTACTCCAACCGGCAGAACATCCTGGAGCAGATCGCGACGGCGGACCTGGTGGTTGGTGGGGTCCTGATCCCGGGGGCGAAGGCACCGAAGCTCGTGCGCCGCGAGGATCTCAAGCGGATGCGTCCGGGCTCGGTGATCGTGGACGTGGCGATCGATCAGGGCGGTTGCGTCGAGACGATCAAGGCGACCACCCACGAGAATCCGACGTACGTCGTGGACGGTGTGATCCACTACGGTGTCGCGAACATGCCGGGTGGGGTCCCACGCACCTCGACGCTGGCCCTCACCAATGCCACCCTGCCGTACGCGATCCAGCTGGCCAACAAGGGGTGGAAGAAGGCGCTGACGGACAGCCCGGCCTTGTTGAAGGGGCTGAACATGATCGACGGGAAGGTGACCTATCCGGGCGTCGCCGAGGCGTTCGGGCTGCCCTGTCACGATCCCGCATCGTTCCTGGGGTAG
- the secD gene encoding protein translocase subunit SecD has product MSNLKYRLGLIAALLLASVWALFPRTVVERVNREGGIALDTVRRVPLKRGLDLQGGMHLALEVDESKQAVADKSDALDRALKVVRSRIDQFGVAEPVVQKVGTDRIIVELPGIDDPDRARAVVEAQAFLQFQITDESQALEKALPRFDQIVRSRGGAAVAPGAAPATDVAAAPKGLDLFTKKDSGAAADSTRADTASVAGQLGGAGSVSKLVAPGSIPGEYLVANADVPSLERILAMPEIQAAMPPGRELLWGADTVSSGAAPFRTIYMVESRPIITGEYLEDAKPNQDPIQGTLVEFRFNNEGGRRFRSETGKNVQNYMAIVLDDKVMGQPPVIIQAIGARGQITMTGRPLQAAQDLALVLRAGSLPVPLKVAEVRQIGASLGQDSISKGVMAMMIAVLLVIVIMIGYYRFSGTLAVGALILFMVFTMAMLSSFGAVLTLPGLAGLVLSVGIAVDANVLIFERIREELDRGKTVRTAIDEGFKHAWSAIVDTSVATILTAAVLYQYGSGPVRGFSVTLIAGIAASLFCAVFVVKTFYLVWLSRTTSAQTLSI; this is encoded by the coding sequence ATGTCCAACCTGAAGTACCGACTGGGTTTGATCGCGGCCCTCCTGTTGGCGTCCGTGTGGGCGCTATTCCCGAGGACCGTGGTCGAGCGCGTCAACCGGGAGGGCGGAATCGCCCTCGACACCGTGCGCCGTGTCCCGCTGAAGCGGGGCTTGGACTTGCAGGGTGGCATGCACCTCGCGCTCGAGGTGGACGAAAGCAAGCAGGCCGTCGCAGACAAGAGTGACGCGCTGGATCGCGCCCTGAAGGTGGTGCGGTCGCGCATCGACCAGTTTGGGGTGGCGGAGCCGGTGGTGCAGAAGGTGGGCACGGACCGGATCATCGTGGAGCTGCCAGGGATCGACGATCCTGATCGCGCTCGTGCGGTGGTCGAGGCGCAGGCTTTCCTGCAGTTCCAGATCACGGATGAGTCGCAGGCGCTCGAGAAGGCGCTGCCGCGTTTCGACCAGATCGTGCGCTCGCGCGGTGGTGCAGCCGTGGCACCGGGCGCCGCGCCGGCGACAGACGTAGCCGCTGCCCCAAAGGGGCTCGACCTGTTTACCAAGAAGGACTCCGGCGCGGCTGCCGATTCGACCAGGGCTGATACCGCGAGCGTCGCTGGTCAGCTCGGCGGTGCGGGGAGCGTGTCAAAGCTCGTCGCCCCGGGTTCCATTCCGGGCGAGTACCTGGTGGCCAACGCCGACGTGCCGTCGCTCGAGCGGATCCTTGCCATGCCGGAGATTCAGGCGGCGATGCCGCCGGGTCGCGAGCTGTTGTGGGGCGCCGACACGGTGTCTTCGGGCGCCGCGCCGTTCCGAACCATTTACATGGTGGAGTCCCGACCGATCATCACGGGCGAGTACCTGGAAGACGCGAAGCCCAACCAGGACCCGATCCAGGGAACGCTCGTCGAGTTCCGCTTCAACAACGAAGGTGGGCGTCGGTTCCGCAGCGAGACCGGGAAAAACGTCCAGAACTACATGGCGATCGTCCTCGATGACAAGGTCATGGGGCAACCGCCGGTCATCATCCAGGCCATCGGGGCGCGGGGCCAAATCACGATGACCGGTCGCCCGCTGCAGGCCGCTCAGGACCTTGCCCTCGTCCTCCGTGCCGGCTCGTTGCCGGTGCCGCTGAAGGTGGCCGAAGTCCGCCAGATCGGGGCGTCGCTCGGACAGGACTCGATCTCCAAGGGGGTCATGGCGATGATGATCGCGGTATTGCTCGTCATCGTGATCATGATTGGGTACTACCGGTTCTCCGGGACCCTCGCGGTTGGCGCGCTGATCCTGTTCATGGTGTTCACGATGGCCATGCTCTCCAGCTTTGGCGCCGTGCTTACGCTGCCCGGGCTCGCTGGTCTCGTGTTGTCCGTCGGTATCGCGGTGGACGCGAACGTGCTCATTTTCGAGCGCATTCGCGAGGAACTGGATCGCGGCAAGACGGTCCGCACGGCGATTGACGAGGGCTTCAAGCATGCATGGAGCGCGATCGTCGACACGTCCGTGGCGACCATCCTGACCGCGGCCGTGTTGTACCAGTACGGCTCCGGTCCGGTGCGGGGCTTTTCGGTAACCCTTATTGCCGGTATCGCGGCGTCACTCTTCTGCGCCGTGTTTGTCGTCAAGACCTTCTACCTGGTGTGGCTGTCGCGCACGACGTCCGCGCAGACGCTGAGTATCTGA